From the genome of Pseudomonas sp. FP453:
CAGCCGGTGGCAGTTCGCTGCTGTGCTTGCGCTTGTTGCCCATGCGCACGCCGATATCCATCAGGAACTGGAAGAAACCTTCCTGATCTTCCAGCACATTGCTCCAGAATGGCGAGTGGTACAGCGCCACTGCGCCGTGCACCAACGCCCAGGCGGCACAGTAGTGGAAATACGGCGGCACGTCTTCCAGCTTGCCTTCGCTGATGCGGCCCTTGATCAGCAGGGTCAGGCGTTCGAAGTTCGAGGCACGGATCTTGTGCAGCTCCTCGACCATTTCCGGCACCTGATGGCCCTTGACCACCTTCTCTTCCAGGCGGTCGAACAGGCGGTAGCGCTGGGGATCGCGCATGCGGAATTCGAAGTAGGCGCGGGACAGGGCTTCCTTGTCCTTGTCCACATCAGCCGAATGCAGCAGCTCATTCAAGTCGCGCTCGTAGTCGAGCATCAGGCGCAGGTAGATCTCGGCCTTGGACTTGAAGTGCTTGTAGATCGTGCCTTTGCCGATACCCACGGCATCCGCGATCATCTCGACGGTGACACTGTCTTCACCTTGTTCGAGAAACAACTTGAGCGCGGTGTCGAGAATTTCCTGCTCACGGCGGCGAAACTCACGGACCTTACGGGGTTCTTTGTGCATGAGAAAGAGGTCTGCAAAGGTGACTGTGGGGAGGGTTGCGCAGGGCCACGAACACGTGGCGATACGATTTACCCGGTGCGAGGGATTATCCCGACTGAACGGTCGTTGGGCAACGCCTATGTGAACCCGCCGCACACTTAAGTTTCAGCGCGCCAACGATTTCATCCCTTGCAGTCAGAAATCATACGTAACAAAGGCACTTGTGCACCCGCTTAATGAGAACTCAAGCGAAGCGCGCGTATTCCAAATCTGTTTAAAAAACGACCAGTCGCGACTGGACTGAATCAGATACTGATCAATACTTGAACTGTCGGCGCGGCATCTCCCCCAAGTGACGCGCTGACCCTGGGTACCGACGGACTGTGTGCCCTGTTTTACTCCTAATGGTCTTAGCCCGGATTCACCCCCCAGAACCCGGGTTTTTTTTGCCTACGATTTGACGTGGGCCAGCGGGAACAGGCGCTTGAAGTTCGCGGTCGTCTGTTCGGCAAAGCGCTCAACGGATTCACCGCGCAGCATCGCCAGGTAATCCGCCACATCCCGCACGTATTCCGGCAGGTTCGGCTTGCCGCGATGGGGGATGGGCGCCAGGTACGGCGAGTCGGTTTCCACCAGCAGGCGGTCGGCCGGCACCTGGCGCGCCACGTCACGCAAGGCGTCGGCGTTGCGGAAGGTGACAATCCCCGACAGGGAAATGTAGAACCCCAGGTCCAGGGCCGCCTTGGCCATGTCCCAGTCTTCGGTGAAGCAATGCAGCACGCCCGCCTGGGGCAGCGCGGCTTCGCGCAGCAGGGCCAGGGTGTCGGCGCGAGCGCCACGGGTGTGGACGATCACCGGTTTGCCGGTCTGCTGCGCAGCTTGCAGGTGCAGGCGGAACGAGGCCTGCTGCAACTCGGCGGCTTCGGGCTCGTAGTGGTAGTCCAGGCCGGTTTCGCCAATCGCCACGACGCGCGGGTGGTTGAGTTCACCCAGCAACCAGTCGAGGGCCGGGGCTTCGCCGGGCTTGAGGTCCAGCGGGTGGATGCCCACCGAGCAATCCACATCGGCATAACGCTCGGCCAGGGCTTTGACGTCGGCGGCGTTGTCGGCGCTGACGCCGATACACAGGAAGTGCCCTACCCCGCGCTGGCGCGCCGCTTCAAGGGCGGCGTCAAGGGAGCCGCCGTGCTGGGCAAGGTCGAGGCGGTCGAGGTGGCAATGGGAATCTACGAGCATAGGTAGTTACGACTTAAATCACAGAGAGTGTCTGGCCGACGATACACCCGTCGGCCACGGAAATTAACGGCGGCCGAGCAGGCCCACCCACTGCACCAGCAGCGCTTCGAGCAACAGCACGCGGTTGAGGTTGGCCTTGCCGAGCACCTTCTGGCGCTGGGCCAGAATCCAGTCCTGAATATTCAGCACCTTGTCCTGGGCGCTTTTCTGCGCGAGGTATTGCACGACTTTGCGCATGTCCGGCAGGCCCAGGCCGTTTTCATCTTGAGTCAACTGATAGCGCAGGATCAGGCTCGACCAGTCGCAGAACCAGTCGAACAGCAGCAACAGCGGAATATCCTTCCAGGCCGTTTCGGCCAACTGGGTGGCGGACAGTTCCTGCTTGAGCAGTTTCTTCACGCCATCCACCACCAGCGCGCGTTGTTCACGCACGCCTTGGGCCTGCAATTTCACTGCGGCCAGCGGCGAACCAGCGGCCAGGGTGAGCAATTCGCCGCGCTCGTCTGCACTGCATTCCGGCAACGCCTGCGCCAGCCACTCAAGGCTCATGGCCTCGCTTGGCAACGGACACGCCTGCTGTACACAACGGCTGCGGATCGTCGGCAGCAGACGGCTGGACTGGTGACTCACCAGCAACAACACCGTATCGCCCGAAGGTTCTTCAAGACTCTTGAGCAAGGCGTTGGCGGCGTTGATGTTCATCGCCTCAACCGGCTCGATCAGCACCACTTTACGCCCGCCCATCTGCGCGGTCTGCACCACGAAGCTGACGAGATCGCGGACCTGGTCAACCTTGATCGCCTTGTCGGCTTCCTCGGGTTCCAGCAGGTAATTGTCCGGGTGGCTGCCGGCCTTGAGCAGCAGGCAGGATTTGCACGCGCCACAGGCTTCCAGGTTGACCGGACGCTGGCACAACAGGCTGGCCATCAGGCGTTCGGCGAGCGCGCGCTTGCCGATGCCGATCGGCCCGTGCAACAGATAGGCGTGGGCATGCTGGGCACGGCCGGCCAATTGCTGCCAGAGGCTGTCCTGCCACGGGTAGGCTTCAGCCACGGGCGCGCTCCAGCAGGGTCGGCAGCAAGGCATCGATGGCCTGTTGCACCTGGGTCAGCGGCTGGGCGGCATCCAACAGGTAATAACGCGCAGGCTCGGCCTTGGCGCGGGCGAGGAATGCGCTGCGCACTGCATCGAAGAAGGCGCGGCCTTCCAGCTCGAAGCGGTCCAGGCGACCCCGGGCGCTGGCGCGGGCCAGGCCGACTTCCACCGGCAGGTCGAACACCAGGGTCAGGTCGGGACGCAGATCGCCCTGCACGAAGGTTTCCAGCGTGGCGATGCGCTCCAGGGACAACCCCCGGCCGCCGCCCTGGTAGGCATA
Proteins encoded in this window:
- a CDS encoding TetR/AcrR family transcriptional regulator — translated: MHKEPRKVREFRRREQEILDTALKLFLEQGEDSVTVEMIADAVGIGKGTIYKHFKSKAEIYLRLMLDYERDLNELLHSADVDKDKEALSRAYFEFRMRDPQRYRLFDRLEEKVVKGHQVPEMVEELHKIRASNFERLTLLIKGRISEGKLEDVPPYFHYCAAWALVHGAVALYHSPFWSNVLEDQEGFFQFLMDIGVRMGNKRKHSSELPPAEPPVA
- a CDS encoding TatD family hydrolase yields the protein MLVDSHCHLDRLDLAQHGGSLDAALEAARQRGVGHFLCIGVSADNAADVKALAERYADVDCSVGIHPLDLKPGEAPALDWLLGELNHPRVVAIGETGLDYHYEPEAAELQQASFRLHLQAAQQTGKPVIVHTRGARADTLALLREAALPQAGVLHCFTEDWDMAKAALDLGFYISLSGIVTFRNADALRDVARQVPADRLLVETDSPYLAPIPHRGKPNLPEYVRDVADYLAMLRGESVERFAEQTTANFKRLFPLAHVKS
- a CDS encoding DNA polymerase III subunit delta', with product MAEAYPWQDSLWQQLAGRAQHAHAYLLHGPIGIGKRALAERLMASLLCQRPVNLEACGACKSCLLLKAGSHPDNYLLEPEEADKAIKVDQVRDLVSFVVQTAQMGGRKVVLIEPVEAMNINAANALLKSLEEPSGDTVLLLVSHQSSRLLPTIRSRCVQQACPLPSEAMSLEWLAQALPECSADERGELLTLAAGSPLAAVKLQAQGVREQRALVVDGVKKLLKQELSATQLAETAWKDIPLLLLFDWFCDWSSLILRYQLTQDENGLGLPDMRKVVQYLAQKSAQDKVLNIQDWILAQRQKVLGKANLNRVLLLEALLVQWVGLLGRR
- the tmk gene encoding dTMP kinase, giving the protein MTGLFITLEGPEGAGKSTNRDYLAERLRADGIEVVLTREPGGTPLAERIRDVLLAPGDEPMNPDTELLLVFAARAQHLAEVIRPALARGAVVICDRFTDSTYAYQGGGRGLSLERIATLETFVQGDLRPDLTLVFDLPVEVGLARASARGRLDRFELEGRAFFDAVRSAFLARAKAEPARYYLLDAAQPLTQVQQAIDALLPTLLERARG